A genomic window from Lotus japonicus ecotype B-129 chromosome 1, LjGifu_v1.2 includes:
- the LOC130709735 gene encoding uncharacterized protein LOC130709735 yields the protein MNLDTFPASSVIWRPYVEHYDHWPFPQVALYRGFIRHAGMIFPYLPDRVIRQFGRIQYVPDPPPSSVTCRECDRRFAHWNDHICHLSEEAAFPFQTTGEYTPWYIKVSHPYMVPDEYKGDRFAFLEVLTLVFAMWLTLRLCVCLCVY from the coding sequence ATGAACCTGGATACGTTTCCGGCCAGTTCTGTGATTTGGAGACCTTATGTAGAGCACTATGATCACTGGCCCTTCCCTCAGGTTGCCTTGTATAGGGGATTTATCAGGCATGCCGGGATGATATTCCCATACCTCCCAGATCGAGTCATCAGGCAGTTTGGCCGGATCCAGTATGTGCCAGATCCCCCACCATCGTCAGTTACGTGCCGGGAGTGTGATCGTCGATTTGCGCACTGGAATGATCACATTTGCCATCTGTCGGAAGAAGCTGCTTTCCCTTTTCAGACCACTGGCGAATACACTCCTTGGTATATCAAGGTCTCACACCCTTACATGGTCCCAGATGAGTACAAAGGCGACCGCTTCGCATTTCTAGAGGTACTGACACTTGTTTTTGCCATGTGGCTTACATTACGATTATGTGTATGCCTATGTGTATATTGA
- the LOC130709719 gene encoding protein FAR1-RELATED SEQUENCE 5-like, protein MTFSSIGMWDLAFVGIEPKSGNGVDIMIPEEVNRPNMEIVPSVDLTKAFTTSQAFESSKDLVNWAKAVGKEHGYVIIIQKSDYGSDKRRAVMTLGCERGGKYKPSTSVLKRNRTGTKKCNCPFRLRARRSNKDKMWTVLVHSGIHNHDIAEVLQGHSYVGRLNPEEKAMVGEMIEERVKASDILIAIRKHNPTNLTRIKQIYNEKQAYNRLKRGSLTEMQHLMKLLEEHKYAHWSRVQDGTDVVRSLFWAHPDSIHLFNEFPHVVILDSTYKTNRYRIPLLEMVGVTSTNLTYSIAFAYMQNEQKDEVVWAVNRLKDLIINEDNLPKVFVTDKDQVLMEALETVFPAARCLLCQFHVLKSVTGEMKKLVKDIETREDITDRWNRLMYAANEVEYDKAVGAMSNTGELWTYIETNWLPLRSKFVKFEIDTCMHMGCTTTNR, encoded by the exons ATGACATTCAGCAGCATTGGAATGTGGGATTTGGCTTTCGTAGGCATTGAACCTAAAAGTGGGAATGGAGTAGA CATAATGATACCTGAGGAAGTAAATAGGCCCAATATGGAGATTGTGCCTTCTGTGGATCTTACAAAAGCTTTCACCACTAGCCAA GCTTTTGAATCCTCCAAAGATCTTGTTAATTGGGCCAAAGCTGTAGGTAAAGAGCATGgctatgttattattattcagAAGTCGGACTATGGATCTGACAAAAGGAGGGCCGTGATGACACTAGGATGTGAGCGTGGCGGCAAATATAAACCATCCACATCGGTGTTAAAGCGAAATCGGACTGGAACTAAGAAGTGTAATTGTCCATTCAGGCTAAGGGCAAGGCGTAGTAATAAAGATAAAATGTGGACGGTGCTTGTGCATAGTGGGATCCATAATCATGACATTGCTGAGGTTTTGCAGGGTCACTCATATGTTGGCCGTCTAAATCCAGAGGAAAAGGCGATGGTGGGAGAAATGATTGAAGAAAGGGTCAAGGCCAGTGATATTTTGATTGCTATAAGGAAACACAACCCAACCAACTTGACTAGAATTAAACAGATTTACAATgagaagcaagcatacaacaggTTGAAGAGGGGATCGTTGACCGAGATGCAACACTTGATGAAGTTGTTGGAAGAACACAAATACGCACATTGGTCCAGGGTGCAGGATGGTACTGATGTGGTCAGATCTTTGTTTTGGGCACACCCTGATTCCATTCACTTATTCAATGAGTTTCCTCATGTTGTGATTCTGGATAGTACATACAAGACCAATAGGTACAGGATCCCTTTACTTGAGATGGTGGGGGTTACGTCGACAAATTTGACATACTCAATTGCTTTTGCGTACATGCAGAATGAGCAAAAGGATGAGGTTGTTTGGGCTGTGAATAGATTAAAAGACTTGATCATTAATGAGGACAATCTGCCGAAGGTCTTTGTTACAGACAAAGACCAAGTTTTGATGGAAGCATTGGAAACTGTTTTTCCCGCAGCTCGCTGTCTTCTATGTCAGTTTCATGTACTTAAGAGTGTAACTGGCGAGATGAAGAAACTTGTGAAAGACATTGAGACACGTGAAGACATTACTGATAGATGGAATCGATTGATGTATGCTGCCAACGAGGTTGAGTATGATAAAGCTGTGGGTGCTATGTCGAATACCGGTGAGCTCTGGACTTACATTGAGACTAACTGGTTGCCTTTGAGAAGCAAGTTTGTGAAGTTTGAGATTGATACTTGTATGCACATGGGGTGCACGACAACAAACAGGTAA
- the LOC130726675 gene encoding protein MAIN-LIKE 1-like: MPPRKTARVVGPSTEPTAPRDRSSTHASNRKRSEEANRGRGRGRGRGRGRNAEQEPAVQDQQDDEIMADQPDDDTEAEEETSGEEETSGEEEAEEDVGADLEAEFDEESGDEDDENRLWYEGGPFDLCLLTKYGEHIARDIWRSYKRPNYETRGVLKTYNHGRMCHPVVHHARYIRGAVHNAGLRWVMKCTSPSVDQSIISAFVERWHPETSSFHLPWGEMTITLEDVSVLLHLPVEGEFFSFGNPTREEAAPAVAQLLDVDIELVMEEFDACRGPSLRFSFLQAIVEKHVEANNEVPACRAYMLRLIGMTLFCDKSNTYIGAVYLSLFEDVENASRWNWGAATLAYLYGQLGEASRNGAKSVAGYLSLLQVLLFLSNYC, translated from the exons AT gcCTCCTAGGAAAACTGCCCGTGTTGTTGGTCCTTCTACTGAACCTACTGCTCCACGGGATCGTAGCTCCACTCATGCTTCTAACCGCAAACGGTCAGAAGAGGCTAATAGAGGAAGGGGTAGAGGAAGGGGTCGAGGAAGGGGTAGGAATGCTGAACAAGAGCCTGCTGTACAGGATCAGCAGGATGATGAGATTATGGCTGATCAGCCGGATGATGACACTGAGGCGGAGGAGGAGACTAGTGGTGAGGAGGAGActagtggtgaggaggaggcTGAGGAGGATGTCGGTGCTGACCTCGAGGCGGAGTTTGATGAGGAGTCTGGTGATGAGGACGATGAGAACAGGTTGTGGTATGAGGGAGGTCCGTTTGACCTTTGCTTGTTGACTAAGTATGGCGAACATATAGCTCGTGACATATGGAGGTCATACAAGCGGCCAAATTATGAGACTAGAGGTGTGCTCAAGACCTATAATCATGGGAGGATGTGTCATCCTGTAGTCCATCATGCTCGGTACATAAGGGGTGCGGTGCATAATGCAGGTTTGCGGTGGGTGATGAAATGCACAAGCCCGAGTGTTGACCAGAGCATTATTTCTGCTTTTGTTGAGCGATGGCATCCTGAGACGTCATCTTTCCACTTACCCTGGGGGGAAATGACGATCACACTTGAAGATGTCTCAGTATTACTCCACTTGCCCGTAGAGGGTGAGTTCTTCTCCTTTGGTAACCCGACTAGGGAAGAGGCGGCTCCTGCGGTTGCTCAGTTACTTGATGTGGACATTGAGCTTGTGATGGAGGAGTTTGATGCTTGTAGGGGTCCATCTCTTCGCTTTAGCTTTCTCCAAGCTATTGTGGAGAAACACGTAGAGGCCAACAATGAAGTTCCTGCATGCCGAGCTTATATGCTGCGGTTGATTGGCATGACCCTTTTCTGTGACAAGAGCAACACATATATTGGTGCTGTGTATTTGTCTCTGTTTGAAGATGTTGAGAATGCATCAAGGTGGAATTGGGGAGCTGCCACTTTGGCTTACTTGTATGGTCAGCTCGGGGAGGCCAGTAGGAATGGTGCTAAGTCTGTTGCTGGTTATTTATCTCTTCTGCAGGTATTGTTATTTCTTTCTAATTATTGTTAA